From a single Collibacillus ludicampi genomic region:
- a CDS encoding methyl-accepting chemotaxis protein: protein MRITIGKKLITGFICVLLLLVSVGGISIWKINKMASHAKEINDDWIPSVQTLSQIQQDFIDIQRLSLLIALETDRNEMDQLVQKLNAEVDDLKKKQQTYESFIRSEEERTMYNIFAASEKKYLEFTPAIIEAAKEHNLVKVNVLVRENRDNFNRALRDLTDNIDLNKKGSTTAALASLQEAQSGSTLVTLLVVLAILMGIGIALMITRMISKPLVQMYGAVEKIAIGDLTADELQVKNRDEIGDLARSFNQMAKNLRTLIHQVMSSAEQVAASAEELTASAEQTVQATEQIATIAQEISIGSQKQSQSVKETSHTINEMAASVQQIAASSQSVSTTAVQTSDAAKEGNQSIQKAVQQMNFIHTTVNEAAQSIKQLGEHAKHIDTIVEIISNISNQTNLLALNAAIEAARAGEQGRGFAVVADEVRKLAEESRQSAQKIAEYIATIQDEIHKVVQKMEAGTIEVNTGIEVVHEAGNSFEQIQRLIHEVADQFQEVSSSVQQMAASSEQVVRTIDDVTEIAASSAAGTQTVSASAEEQLATMEEITASATALAKMAEELQTLVGQFKV from the coding sequence ATGAGGATAACAATCGGTAAAAAGTTGATAACTGGATTTATTTGCGTACTTCTTCTCCTGGTTTCAGTGGGCGGAATCTCCATCTGGAAAATAAACAAAATGGCAAGTCATGCAAAAGAAATAAACGACGATTGGATACCCAGCGTACAGACTCTCAGTCAAATTCAGCAGGATTTTATTGATATTCAACGACTATCCTTACTCATTGCCTTGGAGACGGATCGCAATGAAATGGATCAACTGGTACAAAAACTCAACGCTGAAGTCGATGATTTAAAGAAAAAACAGCAAACCTATGAATCCTTCATTCGTAGTGAAGAAGAAAGAACTATGTACAACATTTTCGCCGCGTCTGAAAAAAAGTATTTGGAATTTACACCCGCGATTATAGAGGCTGCAAAGGAACATAATTTGGTAAAAGTGAATGTATTGGTAAGGGAAAACCGTGACAATTTTAATCGAGCGCTCCGTGATCTCACCGATAATATTGACCTAAATAAAAAAGGATCGACTACTGCTGCCCTCGCTTCATTACAGGAAGCCCAATCCGGTAGTACCTTGGTGACTCTTTTAGTTGTTTTGGCCATTCTCATGGGGATTGGCATTGCTCTTATGATCACACGAATGATCTCCAAACCTCTCGTTCAAATGTATGGAGCGGTCGAAAAAATCGCAATCGGCGATCTGACTGCAGATGAACTTCAAGTGAAAAACCGTGATGAAATCGGAGATTTGGCCCGATCCTTTAATCAAATGGCGAAAAATCTTCGAACTTTGATTCACCAAGTGATGTCAAGTGCCGAACAGGTGGCTGCATCCGCGGAAGAATTGACAGCAAGTGCCGAACAAACCGTTCAGGCAACCGAACAAATTGCCACGATTGCACAGGAAATATCCATAGGATCTCAGAAACAATCTCAAAGTGTAAAGGAAACTTCCCATACCATTAACGAAATGGCCGCCAGTGTACAACAAATTGCAGCGAGTTCGCAAAGTGTCTCAACAACGGCTGTACAAACCTCTGATGCAGCAAAAGAAGGAAATCAATCCATTCAGAAAGCGGTTCAACAGATGAATTTTATCCATACAACTGTCAACGAAGCAGCCCAGTCCATCAAGCAATTGGGTGAACATGCCAAACATATTGATACGATCGTTGAAATTATTTCCAATATCTCCAATCAAACAAATTTGCTCGCTTTAAATGCGGCCATTGAGGCCGCCCGTGCGGGTGAACAGGGACGAGGTTTTGCCGTCGTCGCCGATGAAGTGCGCAAATTGGCTGAAGAATCCAGGCAATCCGCGCAAAAAATCGCTGAATATATCGCTACCATTCAGGATGAGATCCATAAAGTTGTACAAAAGATGGAAGCAGGCACCATCGAAGTGAATACAGGTATTGAAGTTGTGCATGAGGCGGGAAATTCCTTTGAGCAAATTCAACGTTTGATTCATGAAGTAGCAGACCAATTTCAAGAAGTTTCCTCATCTGTTCAACAGATGGCCGCGAGCTCAGAGCAGGTGGTTAGAACCATCGATGACGTCACGGAGATTGCCGCTTCTTCCGCGGCGGGAACACAAACCGTATCCGCATCTGCCGAAGAGCAACTGGCAACCATGGAAGAAATCACAGCATCGGCCACCGCTTTGGCCAAGATGGCGGAAGAGTTACAAACACTGGTTGGACAATTCAAAGTTTGA
- a CDS encoding permease encodes MQTNVHISTKKSSKATVWMVLLFLAVAILGLYYVKWEPYYQKAFLAATKHDIGASIVSGKAAAAPAPSWQAALDYAKTYFLAVWKAAVLGIVLGSLVQVLIPRDWLVRVLGSRSFKSTAVASIAALPGMMCSCCAAPVAVGLRKRFASVGAALAFWLGNPVLNPATIIFMGFVLNWRFAFLRIVFGILLVFGVAYLANRLVKENELKAEGDIFEVPKELAKAQGSLWIRWGKALLSLFWSIVPVYVLTVLILGAARAWLFPSVSVEWGNSLVTLIVLSITGTLFVIPTAAEIPIVKTMMSYGLGVGPAAALMMTLPAVSLPSLMMVRKVFPAKVLWMVLGVVILVGILTGLVAMI; translated from the coding sequence ATGCAAACAAACGTACATATTTCCACAAAAAAATCATCGAAAGCAACTGTGTGGATGGTTTTACTGTTTCTTGCCGTAGCCATTCTCGGACTTTATTACGTAAAATGGGAACCGTATTATCAGAAAGCATTTCTAGCGGCAACAAAGCATGATATCGGCGCATCGATCGTGAGTGGTAAAGCTGCCGCCGCTCCGGCACCGTCTTGGCAAGCAGCCCTGGATTATGCCAAAACATATTTTCTCGCTGTCTGGAAGGCTGCCGTCCTTGGAATCGTTTTGGGATCTTTGGTGCAAGTGTTGATTCCGCGTGACTGGTTGGTTCGTGTGCTCGGTAGCCGATCCTTTAAAAGTACCGCTGTTGCCAGCATAGCCGCACTGCCAGGGATGATGTGTTCATGCTGTGCTGCACCTGTGGCTGTGGGTCTGCGTAAACGGTTTGCTTCAGTAGGTGCCGCATTGGCATTCTGGTTGGGAAATCCCGTTCTTAACCCGGCAACGATTATTTTCATGGGGTTTGTTCTCAATTGGCGATTTGCCTTTTTGCGAATTGTATTTGGGATTCTATTAGTCTTTGGAGTGGCTTATTTGGCAAATCGTTTAGTCAAAGAGAATGAACTAAAGGCGGAAGGCGATATTTTTGAAGTACCCAAAGAGTTGGCGAAAGCACAAGGGTCACTATGGATACGATGGGGAAAAGCGCTCTTGTCCTTATTTTGGTCAATTGTACCCGTTTATGTTCTCACAGTACTCATTCTAGGGGCTGCCCGCGCTTGGCTATTCCCATCTGTCAGCGTTGAATGGGGCAACAGTCTCGTAACGCTCATCGTACTTTCCATCACCGGTACGCTCTTTGTGATCCCAACCGCTGCGGAAATACCGATCGTGAAAACGATGATGTCATACGGCTTGGGAGTCGGCCCAGCAGCCGCATTGATGATGACATTACCTGCAGTAAGTCTTCCTTCATTGATGATGGTGCGCAAAGTGTTTCCAGCCAAAGTTCTTTGGATGGTCCTTGGAGTGGTGATTCTCGTAGGCATCCTCACCGGGCTGGTCGCTATGATATAA
- the pruA gene encoding L-glutamate gamma-semialdehyde dehydrogenase, translating into MIEFRNEPFTNFEDPANKQAMQAALAKVKSEFGQEYPLIIGGEKIFTERKEKSINPGNLDEIVGLQSQADKTLADQAIHVALETFKTWQYVDPQERAGYLFKAAAAMRRRKFEFAAWMVYEVGKNWSEADADVAEAIDFMEFYGREMIRLGGPQPLVPLEGEDNRLYYIPLGVGVIIPPWNFPLAIMVGMTTAAIVSGNTVVLKPASPSPIIAAKFMELMEEIGLPSGVINFIPGPASEIGDFMVEHPNTRFVSFTGSRDVGLRINERIAKTAQGQTWIKRLVAEMGGKDAVVVDASADPEEAAIGIVQSAFGFQGQKCSAGSRAIIHKDLYDVVLEKVIAKTKTLQIGLPEENYSIGPVIDEKAYNKILKYIEIGKSEGRLVAGGGKAEGNGYYIQPTIFADVKEDAHIMLEEIFGPVLAFYKADSFEKAIEVFNNTEYGLTGALYSNNREHLEYARRHMHCGNLYFNRKCTGALVGVHPFGGFNMSGTDSKAGGRDYLLLFTQGKVVSEKY; encoded by the coding sequence ATGATCGAATTTCGTAACGAACCTTTTACAAACTTTGAGGATCCTGCGAACAAGCAAGCTATGCAGGCGGCTCTTGCAAAAGTCAAGTCTGAATTCGGTCAGGAATACCCGTTGATTATTGGCGGGGAGAAGATTTTTACCGAGAGAAAGGAAAAATCGATCAACCCAGGGAACTTGGATGAAATTGTCGGGCTTCAGTCTCAAGCTGATAAGACCTTGGCTGATCAAGCGATTCATGTTGCACTCGAAACGTTCAAAACTTGGCAGTATGTAGACCCTCAAGAACGAGCGGGGTATCTGTTCAAAGCAGCCGCTGCGATGCGCCGCCGTAAGTTTGAGTTTGCTGCATGGATGGTATATGAAGTGGGAAAAAACTGGAGCGAAGCAGACGCGGATGTGGCTGAAGCGATTGACTTTATGGAATTCTATGGCCGTGAGATGATCCGTCTGGGCGGTCCGCAACCATTGGTTCCGCTAGAAGGAGAAGATAACCGTTTGTACTACATACCACTGGGGGTGGGGGTGATCATTCCTCCCTGGAACTTTCCCCTTGCAATTATGGTCGGAATGACAACGGCCGCTATTGTATCCGGTAACACGGTAGTGCTAAAGCCGGCTTCCCCTTCTCCGATCATTGCCGCGAAGTTTATGGAGTTGATGGAAGAAATCGGACTCCCGTCAGGCGTCATCAATTTCATCCCTGGTCCCGCATCAGAAATCGGCGATTTCATGGTCGAACACCCCAATACTCGATTCGTTTCCTTTACGGGATCACGAGACGTCGGTCTGCGTATTAATGAACGCATCGCGAAAACTGCCCAAGGCCAGACTTGGATCAAGCGTCTTGTAGCAGAAATGGGCGGTAAGGACGCAGTCGTTGTGGACGCTTCTGCTGATCCGGAAGAAGCTGCGATCGGGATTGTACAGTCTGCTTTTGGATTCCAGGGACAAAAGTGTTCGGCCGGTTCCCGTGCGATCATTCACAAGGACTTGTATGATGTGGTACTGGAAAAAGTCATTGCGAAAACGAAAACGTTACAAATTGGCCTGCCGGAGGAAAATTATTCAATAGGTCCGGTTATCGACGAGAAGGCATACAACAAAATTCTGAAATACATCGAAATCGGAAAGAGTGAAGGACGATTGGTTGCTGGTGGCGGCAAAGCGGAAGGCAACGGGTATTATATCCAACCGACAATCTTCGCAGATGTAAAAGAAGACGCGCACATTATGCTGGAGGAGATTTTTGGCCCGGTATTAGCGTTTTATAAGGCAGATAGCTTTGAAAAAGCGATCGAAGTGTTCAATAATACCGAGTACGGGTTGACGGGAGCACTGTACAGCAACAACCGAGAGCACCTTGAATACGCACGCAGACATATGCATTGCGGAAACCTTTACTTTAACCGTAAGTGCACCGGAGCGCTTGTTGGTGTTCATCCATTTGGCGGATTCAATATGTCTGGTACCGACTCAAAAGCGGGGGGCCGTGACTACTTGTTACTGTTTACCCAGGGGAAAGTCGTATCGGAAAAATATTAA
- a CDS encoding DUF1294 domain-containing protein, with protein sequence MLSKILWGYVILANLFGWASMGYDKLQAKRHGRRLPEKRLFLTAFLGGAIGLFVGMCQFHHKTRHRSFQVLVPMAILFNIVLYVLVLGGR encoded by the coding sequence TTGTTAAGCAAGATTTTGTGGGGATATGTGATTCTGGCCAACCTGTTCGGCTGGGCCAGTATGGGCTACGATAAACTTCAGGCCAAACGCCATGGACGACGTTTGCCGGAGAAACGTTTGTTTCTCACCGCATTTCTTGGAGGTGCGATCGGCTTGTTCGTTGGCATGTGTCAGTTTCATCATAAAACCCGACACCGTTCGTTTCAGGTATTGGTGCCTATGGCAATATTGTTCAATATCGTTCTGTATGTGCTTGTTTTAGGTGGGCGGTGA